GATTATATTATTGAAATTGGTGCTTTAAAAATTAAGAACGGTGAAATTATTGACAAATTTGACAAGCTTCTTCGTATTAATTTTCCAATTAATAGAGAAGTTCAAAAATTAACAGGCATCACAAATCAAATGTTAGTCCAAAAAGGCGAAAAGAGAGATAATGCACTTCTACTTTTTAAGCTTTTTATCGAGGATTCAATTCTTGTAGCCCACGATGTAAAAAATGATATTGATGTTTTAAGAAAAGAGTTTCGTAGGCTGGAACAGACTGTTCCAAACCGAACACTTTGCACTCTCCAAATTTCAAAAAACAGTTTTTTAATAAAAAGGCACAATCTTGAAAGTGTTGCTAAGTTTCTAAATATAGATACTACAACAATTCATCGAGGTTTGGCTGATGCAAAAATAGCTTACGAAATTTTTAGACGAGGTATTTCTCTCCTACCAAAAAATCTAAAAACTGTTCAAGA
This region of Thiovulum sp. ES genomic DNA includes:
- a CDS encoding DNA polymerase III, alpha subunit (gram-positive type) (PFAM: Exonuclease~IMG reference gene:2508611143_SP) → MLVQKGEKRDNALLLFKLFIEDSILVAHDVKNDIDVLRKEFRRLEQTVPNRTLCTLQISKNSFLIKRHNLESVAKFLNIDTTTIHRGLADAKIAYEIFRRGISLLPKNLKTVQ